In Brevibacillus brevis NBRC 100599, a single genomic region encodes these proteins:
- a CDS encoding helix-turn-helix transcriptional regulator, whose amino-acid sequence MVSPELNMYIDRIEETAYYEEKLVLAVRGFVDLFPFTGAILCNYSTLSQTGEGLWSILDQELCSIRNIRVDLRNMPLIQQAIREQRAVLLDSEAIRELPPHLVYGAPYALILPISYGPNVLGYAGISWHQDGCSGINHPLVQSLSAYCSMLGKVLATDSLRPKTVKLSRREVEVMQRMSWGESVKEMASWMGISEFTVQDYIKSALKKLGVQNRAQGVADAIRQRIIC is encoded by the coding sequence ATGGTCAGTCCAGAGCTGAACATGTACATCGATCGAATCGAAGAAACGGCATATTACGAGGAGAAACTAGTGCTTGCTGTACGCGGTTTCGTGGATCTCTTTCCTTTTACGGGAGCCATTCTGTGCAATTACTCCACGCTCAGTCAAACGGGTGAGGGACTATGGTCGATCCTTGACCAAGAGTTATGCTCCATCCGAAATATCCGGGTGGACTTGCGCAATATGCCCCTTATCCAGCAGGCGATCCGTGAACAGAGAGCCGTACTACTAGATTCTGAGGCGATTCGTGAGTTACCGCCCCATTTAGTGTACGGCGCCCCTTATGCGCTCATTCTCCCTATCAGCTATGGACCTAATGTACTCGGCTACGCCGGTATTTCCTGGCATCAGGATGGCTGTTCTGGCATCAACCATCCATTGGTACAATCTTTGAGCGCATACTGCTCGATGCTGGGCAAAGTATTGGCAACCGACTCCCTTCGCCCTAAAACCGTCAAGCTCTCACGCAGAGAAGTCGAAGTCATGCAGCGGATGTCATGGGGCGAAAGCGTTAAGGAGATGGCGAGCTGGATGGGAATTAGTGAGTTTACCGTGCAGGATTACATCAAGTCCGCCTTAAAAAAGCTCGGTGTACAAAATCGCGCACAGGGTGTGGCAGACGCTATTCGCCAACGAATCATTTGTTGA
- a CDS encoding R2-like ligand-binding oxidase, whose protein sequence is MGMRNGFVSISQKGFDQELLPYQLYQKAKRYGIWNPQDIDFTQDREDYANMNPEQKEETLGRIAGFLGGEEAVTLDLLPLIMVIAEEGRLEEEMFLTTFLFEEAKHTEFFRLVLDNIGESGDLHHFHDDVYKRIFHEILPNALHRLLTDKSPEAIAEASTVYNMFVEGVLAETGYYAFYEALSKTGLMPGLMQGIGYLKTDESRHISYGTFLLQRLICEHRHIYDVIAKKMDELAPMATHLYDWMDDPQGVSAFGVKITDLKQFAKKQLSVRMEVLARAKGQTIEELYKHTRTTIDV, encoded by the coding sequence ATGGGGATGAGGAATGGTTTTGTTTCGATCAGCCAAAAAGGATTCGATCAGGAGCTACTGCCATACCAGTTGTATCAAAAAGCGAAGAGATACGGCATTTGGAACCCGCAGGACATTGATTTTACACAAGACCGCGAAGATTACGCGAATATGAATCCAGAGCAGAAGGAAGAAACCTTGGGACGGATTGCTGGTTTTCTTGGTGGGGAAGAGGCTGTCACCCTCGATCTTTTGCCTCTGATCATGGTCATTGCAGAGGAAGGGCGACTGGAGGAAGAAATGTTTTTGACGACCTTCCTCTTTGAAGAGGCCAAGCATACGGAGTTTTTCCGGTTGGTTCTCGACAACATCGGCGAGTCAGGAGACTTGCATCATTTTCACGACGATGTGTACAAGCGAATTTTCCATGAGATCCTACCGAACGCACTCCATCGTCTATTAACGGATAAATCCCCCGAAGCCATCGCAGAAGCTTCTACTGTCTACAACATGTTTGTGGAGGGCGTGCTCGCAGAGACAGGTTACTATGCGTTTTACGAAGCACTCAGCAAAACGGGGCTCATGCCTGGTCTCATGCAAGGAATTGGGTATTTGAAGACAGACGAATCGCGGCACATCAGCTATGGAACATTCCTGCTACAGCGATTGATCTGTGAGCATCGGCATATTTACGATGTCATTGCCAAAAAGATGGATGAGCTAGCTCCGATGGCAACTCATCTGTACGACTGGATGGATGACCCACAAGGGGTGAGTGCATTCGGAGTGAAGATCACTGATTTGAAGCAGTTTGCGAAAAAGCAACTGAGTGTGCGCATGGAGGTACTTGCCCGAGCAAAAGGACAGACGATTGAAGAGCTGTATAAGCATACAAGGACAACGATTGATGTGTAA